From the genome of Henningerozyma blattae CBS 6284 chromosome 8, complete genome:
actCTCCCAAGTTTAACAATTACTCAAGTTCTACTACTGCTATTGACGCAGATAACGTATTCGCTGAAACAAACCATGAtgctattttatttgaagatgatgaagacCATCGTGAAACTCGAATGAACAATCATTCTCATGGGGCATTCAACCAAAATTCGTcctataataattcatcaaacagatattaataacaattttacGAACAATATTGATCATCcacaacaaataaaaaaatgattttttccattattCTGATACTCTGATGAGATTTCTaatgattaaaaaaaatagtaataatgaGATCTACTTAGTCCACTGTTCAATCTTATGaacaatataaaataattggatGATATTGCATAACCAGaaagaacaaaaaattcTGCATATCTTTctgtgttttttttcattttcacgCTCATATACCGTAACACTACATatcataatataatttgtGTGGAACGATTTCACCATATCATATCTTATATCATTTCATATCATGTCATGTCATGTCATATCATATCATACTGTATACTATATATggtttgttttatttttacacatatataaatatatatatatattgttttttttcttcattttctatatGATTTTTAATCAAGTAATACATTGATATAATTGTAAGTATTCCAAAAAGAATGGTTTATCTATGTAATTTACAGGTTTATTCAATAGCTGTAATTAATGCTGGTTAAGTTACATACATCTATAGCTATAGGGATGCGGTTATGTGTATTAAACTTATAGGATAGTTTCAGTGGTATCAATAGGGGAAAATAAtcttaattttgaattcgATTCAGCTTGACTGGAAGTTAATGTGCttaagattattattgctaaAACTGTTGCTATAGCTAAACCACTTCGAatcattgaatttgattctGTCTTTAATTGATGCACTTGGTTATTGTTCGCTTTTTTATAATGGACCTCCTTTGCTAATCTCTTTGAGGAAATACTATCTCTGTCAGTTTCTGAAAAGTCTTCTGACACAAAATTAGACTGTgctaaattataaattttttctgcAAATTTTTTGCTAGCAGTGTTTTCAtctgaattattttcatcagaaataatattaggTACACTGGCAAAGAAATCAGTAATTAAGACATCTTTAGGATCTCTAGCAAATAAATCGGTTCTAACACCAGTATGTGAATGaactttttcaaaagtGTACGAATCgaataaatctttcaaaGTTAAAGTTGAGTTCTTTTCTACTTGTTCTAAAAATTCCAAACTTGCAAACGTGAATCTATCAATGACGGCAACACCAATTTCAACATCTGAATGATGAGAATACGAACTTTCATCCAACTCACTTGAACCAACAGCTAAAATGTTTGGTGAATAAAACTTGGAATACATTGTATTGGCTTGGCAAGTATCAATCATAAAAAAGATTTcattatatctttttttttcatacaTTTGAGCAAAGGCATCAGCAATATCTTCACTAGCAATTTCTTCAGCATCTTGGaattttaagaaatcatCACCACCATGACCggttaaataaataaaaatattggaatTTTCATCAGTTAAGAGTCTCTTAGAAGGTGGTTGTTCTTCGGTCCACCTATCAGTCAATAGTCTGATAAAATTTTCCACAGTAACCTCGTATCCTCTATAATCAACTTCGACAGATTCACCGTATAGATCAAGGAAACGATCTTTATTGTTAAAGACACTACCTGGAAATAAATTTCTCGAATTACACGCCACATCATCACTTAACATTAGGATAATTTGAGAATCTGGTACTCctaatcttttaaatgttCTGTACATACTTAAAGCATTTGCCATATGTCTATAATTAAACCAAAATCTGGAGGTCGATACTATGACAGCCCAGTTATTTGTGTGTTTAGAAGCTGAAGTAGCTAAagtaatagaaaataaggATATTATAATCCCTAAACATTTTGATAGTTTCATAGTTATATTAAAAGGATATAACAATTTTTGTATCACcctatttgaatttattaggAGAATTTTAGTATGATATTTGAGTctgttttaaatatttagtCAAAAGTCTTATTAATGtatttcatattattatattatgtctaatattttgaaattttaagatTTCGCATTAGGCTAAAACCTATCCATAAAATTTAGCAACCCttaatatcatttgtaaccctaataataaaaagattattatttagcAAATGCTGTGCCTTaagaataattaaattctaCCTCTAAAGTTGTTCCAAATGTCCTTCGTCTAGTTTTGTTTAATATaaaagtatatttttagaaattccatattaatatttaatgcTATTCTAAAtacaatatataataattccaaatagaaaataataaatactGTAGATAGGATTCATCTTGTTTCTAAAACAGGctaagatatatatataaacatttAATTACTTGTGAACagaataattctttgtacaaaaatttttgtaattcaattcattaaattgttAGCTTAACTAGGATAAATGATCAATCTTCTCTCAAGGTTATTCTACATTAATTACTTACCTCAGAATAATATACTTAAGTTGCTAGTTTGGAAAGTAATATAACTAAATAATTAACTTGAGTAGCCAAAGGAATAAAACTGTAATTAATACTTCCATATGATTAGTAAAATTTACTCCTATTTCTTAACCGTCTTTCAGCACTACAAGATTCTAGGTAaccatttttaaatcaGCCTAAACAGGCATACTCATAAGTTATGATAATCTAACTATTCGATAAAGATGTTTGTGATAGTAAGGAAATAATTGGTGTTTAAGAAcctaaaaagaaaatcatGAATTGAGAAATAAAGAGCCTTATGTTATCATCAAATATTGGCTGGGTGTATGTATATCATGTTTATAACGTTTGCTGTACTAAGGTATAAATACTATTTAAGACAGCACAAAATAGTATAGCTTGGTTACAGTATATCGTTTATTTTTCATCGCCATCagcttcttcatcttcatcctCTTCTTTAGCTAAAAGCAGAGAACTATTCTTCAAACCAGCGTCAGATATTGAAAGATCGAGTTTTTCGATCAAATTTTCTCTATTATGATCTGTTAACATGAAGCGTACTGTTTCAAAGCCTACTATTTCAGTTTTCACAACTTCGAATATGGTACGGACTGAATCTTCTTCGGAAGTGAATCTTCTAACAATTCTTCTTCCATCACCTGTACGTATTTGAATTCTAGTTGTAATTCCCGGTTTATTTTGAGGTTCCTCATGTGCTATAGGTTGGATTGTAGTAAATGGATCTAATGCGGATGTATTATTGTTAGCTTGTACCTCGTTAGTCGTACTGTCAGCCGCTATATGATTATTGTTATCATCACGAAGGGCATTGTCGCTATTAGCATCATTATCTAATGATTCTTTAATTGCTATTTGAAGTTGTTGTTCTTCAGATAATGTACTTGGATCGACCTTAGGTTCTGGTTGTTTAACAATCGGATTTTGATGACTTGGGTCCATTGAAAATGCACTTAAAAATTCCTTGATGTCAGTAATAAACTTAGTCACTTCAGGAACTGTTTGGTCCCATTGTTTCATTCTTTCACCAGTAATTGGATCAATAATACCTATATGGggtaaatcatttttatcatgtagattgtaaaaatttatatatggGGTTGCATCTCTTGCTTCAAACTGATATTGTAAAAACACAAAATGCGActtgattaattttttaacagCTTTTGATGACCATAAATCTCTATTTAAAGCCTGGCATTGAAATATACCAGAATCTTGGATATTGATCATTAgccatttctttttcttgaCAGCTTTTCTCTTTGCACTTTCAAAATCTCTTTTTGACATTATATCGAATGGGGGcctaaataataattctaattttctttctctTGACATTTGTTTTGGACGTTTAACTAATTTTGTATGTTCATGTAATTcaccatcatcatcaatttcaatCGTAGATGTTTCTACATACTCATATTCTAAATCATTAGACATATTATCATCgtcgtcatcatcattgTCATCATCATGAGCGTCTTCATCTGAAGATGACGaagattcattatttgaaccAGTATATGAATCAAATCGTTGATTGAAAACACCTGTGGGTCTACTTTGATCAAACATGTCATCGACAGTTCTTCTTAATGGACCAAAAGATCCCCCAATACCACCATAAGTTCCAGGAAAAATATGAGTATCTGCTAATGTTTCATGAATGGCTTGATCAGGAGCACGAATTGTATCATCAGAGGATATTCCTGACCCTACATTTGGACCCTGTTGATAAGCTTCATTTTGTAAGCGTTGTGCTAACTCAGCATCTGATTCTGTATTGGCTGTAATATTAGTACCTGAATTCgaatttgaatgaaaattGCTATCGCTATTTGCATTTCTGgttgtatttgtattactATTACGACGATCTTGAGCTTGGGCCATTCTATTACCaccattttcaaaaaaaatagagaTCGCCACCTCTAAATTCCCATCAGccatttcaataaattgtttggccatttcattattttctgaGCCTGTTATCATCaaaaattgattgatttGATCTTCAGACATGATGATATATGTTATATGATAAGTTGATTAGTATTACTTTCCAGTTCgattttaaatgataacTTAAGAGATCAGTTTCTTGACTATAACGCaataactttttttctaaattatatCAGTAATATATGgtcaataaattattaaaaccaacttattgaatataaattattatgattaattaatttaaattcaattaaataaatt
Proteins encoded in this window:
- the GPI8 gene encoding GPI-anchor transamidase (similar to Saccharomyces cerevisiae GPI8 (YDR331W); ancestral locus Anc_5.375); protein product: MKLSKCLGIIISLFSITLATSASKHTNNWAVIVSTSRFWFNYRHMANALSMYRTFKRLGVPDSQIILMLSDDVACNSRNLFPGSVFNNKDRFLDLYGESVEVDYRGYEVTVENFIRLLTDRWTEEQPPSKRLLTDENSNIFIYLTGHGGDDFLKFQDAEEIASEDIADAFAQMYEKKRYNEIFFMIDTCQANTMYSKFYSPNILAVGSSELDESSYSHHSDVEIGVAVIDRFTFASLEFLEQVEKNSTLTLKDLFDSYTFEKVHSHTGVRTDLFARDPKDVLITDFFASVPNIISDENNSDENTASKKFAEKIYNLAQSNFVSEDFSETDRDSISSKRLAKEVHYKKANNNQVHQLKTESNSMIRSGLAIATVLAIIILSTLTSSQAESNSKLRLFSPIDTTETIL
- the UBX5 gene encoding DNA protein crosslink repair co-factor UBX5 (similar to Saccharomyces cerevisiae UBX5 (YDR330W); ancestral locus Anc_5.374); protein product: MSEDQINQFLMITGSENNEMAKQFIEMADGNLEVAISIFFENGGNRMAQAQDRRNSNTNTTRNANSDSNFHSNSNSGTNITANTESDAELAQRLQNEAYQQGPNVGSGISSDDTIRAPDQAIHETLADTHIFPGTYGGIGGSFGPLRRTVDDMFDQSRPTGVFNQRFDSYTGSNNESSSSSDEDAHDDDNDDDDDDNMSNDLEYEYVETSTIEIDDDGELHEHTKLVKRPKQMSRERKLELLFRPPFDIMSKRDFESAKRKAVKKKKWLMINIQDSGIFQCQALNRDLWSSKAVKKLIKSHFVFLQYQFEARDATPYINFYNLHDKNDLPHIGIIDPITGERMKQWDQTVPEVTKFITDIKEFLSAFSMDPSHQNPIVKQPEPKVDPSTLSEEQQLQIAIKESLDNDANSDNALRDDNNNHIAADSTTNEVQANNNTSALDPFTTIQPIAHEEPQNKPGITTRIQIRTGDGRRIVRRFTSEEDSVRTIFEVVKTEIVGFETVRFMLTDHNRENLIEKLDLSISDAGLKNSSLLLAKEEDEDEEADGDEK